GTTGCGCACTCCAGCCGCCAGCCTTGCTGGCCTCAGCCGTCGAAGCAAATCCAGCTTCTGCAACCCGCGTTGGGATATGGCTCATCGAGAGCATCAAGTTCACCTGACGTCCCTCAGCAAAATTGAGGCAAACCTGGAAATCAGGTTCTCGAACAGAGCCAAGAAGATTGGCCCAATCGGCCATAGTCAGATTTGCAGAAAAATCAAAGGGAATGATCTTTTCAACCGAGGGCAGCAAGGTCCACAGCGATCGGTAGCCAGGGGAACAGGCCACCTGGATGGAGGCCCCAAGCTCGTTGGCACAGGCTGCTATCGCAGGCATACGCTCAAGCTGCTGTTGAGCTGTTCCTGGGCTTAAAACGAGAACGCGCATGAAACAACAGCACAATTGGTGCGATTTGATTGTATGGAGGCCATTTCAGGTTGCTAGGAACAGGAGTCGCTTATGCATCTGTTGATCGCAGCCGCCGGTAGTGGGCGGCGGATGGGGGCGACCCGCAACAAGCTGTTGCTGCCTCTGTCTGGACAACCCGTTCTGGCATGGACATTGCAAGCAGCTCTTGAAGCTGAGTCGATCCATTGGATCGGAATCATTGGTCAGGAGATTGACCGTTCCGAGATTCTCACTCTCGTGGAAGGCGCTCCCAAACCCGTCGCTTGGATTACCGGCGGAGACAGTCGTCAGGAGTCAGTCTCACGGGGGCTGGCAGGACTGCCAGACACAGCACAACATGTGCTCATCCATGACGGGGCCCGCTGTCTCGCATCCCCCCACTTATTTAACCGCTGTTCAGATGCCGTTCGTAGCGGCAAGGCGGTGATTGCTGCGACCCCTGTGACCGACACGATCAAACGCGTTGATGCATCAGGCTTGATCACAGCGACTCCGAATCGCGCAGAGCTGTGGGCGGCTCAAACTCCACAGGCTTTTTCCGTGGATGAACTCCGCCAGGGTCATCGTGAAGCGCATGCTTGCGGCTGGACTGTCACCGATGACGCTTCTCTTTATGAGCGCTTGGGATGGCCAGTCAACGTTCTTGATGCTGGTCCCTCCAATATCAAAGTCACAACCCCTTTTGATCTCACTGTGGCCGCAGCGGTGCTGGCAGAACGCCTGGGTTAGCACCCACGCTCAAAACACCATGATCACCATCAAGGGTGGCGATCGCGCCAACTGGTAAGGCTGCATTTCCTCCCGGGCCGTGCCCCACAAGCAGATTTGCCACCACGGGAATCCCTAAGTCAGCGGTGCGCTCTCGCAACACCTCGTCCAAGCTGAATCCACCAGAATCCGACCCGTCATCGCAGCCAAGGAATCGACCGAATCCAAGACCTGAAAGCGATTGGAGCAGACCTGCTAATCGCCACTGCGTGAGCATGCGATCAATCCGATAGGGGGCTTCGCCGATGTCTTCAATGACCAACACAACTCCCTTTAGGTCTGGCAGAAAAGGAGTCCCAATCAAATGGGAAGCCACCGTTAAATTCAGAGTTAACAATGGACCGACAGCCACGCCTCTCCGCCAGGGCACCCCTTGAAGATCCAGCAGAGGATGGCCAAAGAGAACGTTGTGCAGTCGCCGCTGGCTCCACTCGGGTTCATCGGCGAGGGTTGTGATTAAGGGCCCATGGACCCCACCGCTCACACCTGCTGCCATTCGAGCGCAGAGCAGTGCAGTCACGTCCGAGAAACCCAGCAACCATCCTGGCTGCCAAGCAAAAGGTTGCTCCAAAAGCCTGGCAGCGCCCCAGCCACCGCGAGCACAGGCCAAGAGGGATGCATGGGGAACCGATTGGAAATCACCCCGACGCTCGTCATCCCGTCCAGCCAGATACCCCCAGCGCCGTTGGCTGATGAAATCCGGACGGATCCGCAATCCCCAGCTGCTCAGTATCGAGATCCCTCGCAAAAGGTTGTCAGTGTTGTCAAGCGCAGAGCTGGCGGCCACGACGGCCACCTCATCACCACTCTGAAGAGGGGAAAGCAACAACTCAGACCTCTCTGTGTTGGGCATCATCCCAGCCGCCCGAGAACGAGACCCAATAACAACAATGCGCCCAAACGCACCTGGTGACTGAAATGAACGCCATACACCGACATGGACTGCTGCCTAACGCTGTTCAGCGCACGGGTGGCACGCTGCATCCCGAAGGTCACCACCAACCAGAACGGCCAGAAAATGACGCCGATTCCGGCGCAGGCAGCAGCAACAGCCAGGGCCAGCATCGAGAGCGCATAGGTCACACCCACAACGCGCAAGACGGACGAGCCAAGGGTCAGTGCGCTGCTGTTTAAAGCCATCCGGGCGTCATCAGGACGATCCGCCATCGCGTACACAGTGTCAAAAGAAAACGTCCAAAGCAGGGTGGCAACCCAGCAACCTGCCAATGGCCAACCGCCATTCAAATCTCCGGTTTGCGCGGCCCAAGGAATCAACACAGCGAAACCCCAACACAAGGCCAACACCGCTTGGGGATATGCAAACCAACGCTTAGCGGATGGGTAGATCAATATCGGCGGCAGGGCCAAACAAGCCAGCACAAAGCAAAGGTTGCGCACGGAATCCGGCAAGTTCAACACCACCCCCAAGCTGATGACCAACATCACGATCAACACAACCACGGCCTGCGCAACGCTCAAACTTCCTTGCGCAAGCGGACGTTGCTTCGTCCGTTCCACATTGCGGTCGATGCGGCGATCCCATAAATCATTCGCAATACAGCCCGCCCCACTGACCGCCAGGCCGCCGAGCACGATCATCAGCACCAGGGCCAGCGATGGCGGTGCATCCGGAGTGAGCCAGAGACTCCAGCCTGCTGGAATCAGCAAAATCAGTCTTCCGCTGGGTTTGTTCCAACGCAAAAGGGCAACCCATGGAGCAAGGGTTTGACGAAACAACATGCGCTTACTGGAGCCGACTGACAAAAAAGAACTCCATCTGAGGAACCCTAAACAGAGGTTCTTGATGTCTGCTTAGGGCAAAGTGGAAGGGCTTTCAGCACGGTGCTTCAAGTGACAGCAGGGCCGAGCTTTCAAAACGGTCGGACCTTGCGGAAGATTGCCGCGATCGATATCGGCACCAATTCCACCCACCTCTTGGTGGCCTCTGTTGATCCTGAGCTACGAACGTTCAGCATCGAGTTAGCGGAGAAGTCCACCACTCGATTAGGGGAAAGAGATCCAGAGACAGGCAATCTCTCAGAGGCGGCAATCGAGCGAGGCCTCAAAGCGCTGCGTCGTTTTCGCGATCTCGCTCTGAGTCACCAGGTCGAACAGATCGTGACCGCTGCCACCAGCGCGGTGCGTGAAGCCCCTAATGGTCGGGACTTTTTGCAAGAGATTCAGGATCAGCTCGATCTTGAAGTGGATCTCGTCAGTGGCCCAGAAGAAGCCCGCTTGATCTACTTAGGCGTGCTCTCAGGCATGCCTTTTGGAGACTGTCCGCATCTTGTGCTGGACATCGGAGGCGGATCCACAGAGCTGATTCTTGCGGATGGTCGCGATGCGCGAGCACTCACCAGTACAAGGGTTGGCGCGGTGCGACTTCAGCGAGACTTTGTCACAGATGACCCAATGCCTCCGCAACGTCGAACCTTTCTTCAAGCGTTTATCCAAGGGTCCCTAGAGCCCGCGGTCAACAAAGTGCTGCGGCGGATTACTCCTGAAGAAACGCCCGTGATGGTGGCCACCAGTGGCACCGCGATGGCCATAGGAGCGATAGCCGCGAGTGAGGAGGATCGTCCACCGCTGAAGCTTCACGGCTATCGGGTGAGCAAACAACGTCTCGACAGGGTGGTTGATCGCTTGGTGATGATGACACCAGACCAACGCAAAGGATTGGCACCCATCAACGATCGACGCGCGGAGATCATTGTTCCAGGTGCCTTAATTCTGCAAACCAGCATGCAGATGTTGAGAGTTAAAGAATTGGTTCTGAGTGAACGCGCTCTCCGCGAAGGCCTCATCGTTGATTGGATGTTGCGTCACGGCCTTCTAGAAGACCGTTTCAGCTTTCAAAGCAGCATTCGACAGCGCACCGTGATCCATCAGGTGCAGCGTTTTGCCGTCAATCAGCAACGAGCCGAGCGTGTGGCTTCCCATGCACTCACTCTGTATGACAACACCAAAGACCATCTACACCGTGACGATGGCTCAGGCCGCGACTTGCTATGGGCTGCAGCGATGCTTCACGCCTGCGGCCAACACATCAATCTCAGCGCCTATCACAAGCACTCCTGGTATCTGATCCGCCATGGCGAACTGCTGGGCTATTCCGAAGCAGAGCATCTGATGGTGGCTGCGATCGCGCGTTATCACCGCCGCAGTCTTCCCAAAAAGAGGCATGAGTCTTGGCAGGCGCTTCAAACCCGTGACAATCGACGCACAGTCTCAGATATGGCCTTACTGCTCAGACTGGCAGTTGCCCTCGATCGACGTCCAGAGCCGGTGGTCAAAAGCTTGCTGGTCAAAGTCAAAAATGAAGATCTTGTGCTCGAGTTGGTCGGGGAAAAGGCAGATCAAGATTTCAGTCTCGAGCAGTGGAGCCTGGAGAGTTGTGCACCAATTCTGAGGGAGGTCGCTGGTTTGAACCTCACGCTCAAGGTTCAGGAGTGAGGGGATACCAACGCAGCTCATCGATGCTGCCCAAGGCCCGAGGCGAGGCATCCCCATAGCTAAACCGCACTAAATCAGGTCGTCCCGCGAAGACTTCAAGCCCCTGATCGCCCTCAAACTGTTTCGGTTCGTTCAGAGTGCCTTCAAAGATCACATCCCCGCTCCGATTGCGGACGGACACCCAGCTCGGTTGTGAGCTGACAAGCGAAATCGGTCCTGGACTCTTGTTGTCACCGCTCATAGCAGTGTCCAGGGCGAAACCGTTTTCCCTGGCTGGAGTGAGCTGAGGAACAGGTTGCTCTTGTGAAGGCACGGTGCTCACTGCTTCTGATTGCTGGCGGTTTCCACGAAATGCAATGGCGCTGATTGCTGTCACTCCAACGAGCAACAAGGGAATGGCTGCATTTCTGATCCAGCGCCCCATTGAGGCGGAGTCCTGCTGGCCTTGCGGTGCATCGGTAGAGCCTGAGCGCTCGCGACTCACCCGCTTTGCAGGCGCAGCCTTCGTCTCACCAAGCTGAGATTGGAATTGTTGAACCAAAGGAACGGGGTCTAATCCCAATTTTTGCGCAACTCTTCGCAGCATCCCGCAAATAAAAACGGGTTCTGGAAGATTGTCCCGATCTCCATTTTCTAAAGCTTCAAGCTGCTCTTTACCCATGTGGAGCGAATCGGCAAAAGCTTGGCAAGTCATCCCTTGCCTTTCCCGCTCTTCCTTTAAGACGCGGCCGAGGGAAGCGAGTTCGTCCTGACGGAAATCTGAATGATCGGTAGCGTCACTAACTTCGGCCATTTCATGTATTCACCGTCAAAAAATTTTAGTTGCGTTTCGCCAAACTGTCAGCAAAATTTAAATTTCACCTAGTCAATAAAGCATTTAACTTTCAAATCAAAAGTTTCAATGGGCGATACTGGATTCGAACCAGTGACCCCTTCCGTGTGAAGGAAGTGCGCTACCACTGTGCTAATCGCCCCGAACGCAAATCTTAAACCACAACGGAGAAGTCCAGATACTTAGCGACTAGGACGGAACAGGTGATCGTGGTCTGGCGAGTAAAGCTTTGAGCGCTGGCGACCTGCATTCAATGCTGGACTCACCACATAAAGAGTGGTCCGGATCAAATTTTGCTCTTGAGAGATCGCTGCCATGCGGTCCAGTGGGACGACTTGAAGCCATTCATCAGGCCAACTCACACGGTGACCGATAGCAACTGGTGTATCAGGCGAATAATGCTTCAGCAATGTTGCTTGCACCTCCTCAACATGGCGAGCACTGAGATAGAGGCAGAGCGATGCTTTAAGGCGGGCAAGATTCTCCAAACTCTCCGTTTCGGGCACCCCAGTGCGTCCACCAGCCCTTCCTAGAACAATGGTCTGAACAAGGCCAGGAATCGTGAGCTCAGCCCCTAATGCTGAGGCGGTCGCCTGATAAGCGCTGATTCCTGGAACTACGTCGACAGAAATCCCAGCGTCAGTTAATCCACAAATTTGCTCAGAAAGAGCTCCATACAGGCAGGGATCACCATCATGAAGACGAACAACCTCAAGACCTTTTTTGGCCCGATCAATCATCAGTGGAAGCACATCCTCAAGCGTGAGAGTGCTACTCCGAATCGTTTCGCAGTGATCTGGGGCTAAGGCCGCGATCTGAGGCGACACCAACGAATCTGTCCAAATCAAAACCTGGGCAGACTTCAACCGGTTCTCAGCACGTCGCGTTAGGAGATCAGGAGCTCCGGGCCCTGCACCGACAATCGACACTGTGGTCATGGAGTACCTGGGATGCGTAAGCCTGGATCAGGCAAAGGCTTTCGTTTCCCGTATAGCCAAAACAAACCAAAGCCCGCAAGCAGCAGCAATGAGAGGCTCATCAACTGAGCAATCCTCAAGCCCCCGTCGCAAAATGGAGGGACTCCTCCTAAGCAGAGCGGATCAATTCGCAGACCCTCAATCCACACACGACCAAGGCTGTAGCAGAGCAAATAAACACAACTAAGAGCTCCTGATGGGAGTGAAATACGCCCACTCCGCGCCCATTGAAACAACGTTATCAGCACAATGAAAACCGCCAAATTCCAAAGAGATTCGTAAAGGAATGTGGGGTGAAAGAACTCTGAATCAGAAAAGATCTGGGGACGGCTTGAATAAGGGATAAATAATTTCCAAGGCAATTGGGTCGGAACCCCAAAGGCTTCTGAATTGAAAAAATTCCCCCAGCGTCCAATTGTTTGACCAAGGATCACGGATGGGACCAAAACATCGAGAAGATCCCAAAAGGAAACTTTCCGCCAACGAGAGAACAAAATTACGGAGATTGTGCCTCCTATCAATGCTCCATGGATCGCAATCCCCCCTTGCCAAATCGCAAACACATCCCACCAGGAGTTTTGGTAAGAGCGCCATTCAAAGGCCACGTAATAGAGACGAGCACCGATGATGGCAGCCAGCACCAGAATGGGAAGAAGGTCGCTAATTAATCCCGATTCAAGATTTCTCTGTTTAGCTAACCAGCTCGATAAATTGAGGCCGATGAGCACGGCCAGCGCTATGAGTAGTCCGTACCAGCGCAAAGTAATGGGCCCGAACTGAAAAAGCACGGGCCCAGGTGATGTAAATACAATGGGAATGATCACCTTGATCAGACGCCTTCAGCAGCTTGAACCTTCTCAATCTGCCTCTTTTTCAGAACCAGCATGATCTGAGCCAAAGCAACTGCTGCGAAGAACGCGAGCATGCCGTAGATGCGAACAGGGTTCTGAAGAACAACTTCGGTATCGAGCTGACCGAATCCACCAACATTGGGATCGTCCGTGATGGGGGCTCCAGCCTCAACCACATCTCCAACAGAGACCAACAGAGCAGGACCCACTGGAACGGTCTCTGTGATTTCAGCACCGTCGGCAGACTTCACGGTGACCACGCTTGCGCCATTGTCACCAGGTTCAATGGCACTAACAGAGCCGGAAGCCGGGGCCGTGTAGACGGTGTTGTTGCTCTTTTCACCCGTTGGGTACACCTGTCCGCGGCCGCGGTTTCCACCAACGTGAATGGAGTACTTACCAAAACTGATGCTGCTGTCCGTTGCGGGGTCAGGAGCCAGCACTGGGAAGACAATCTCTTGATGCTCATCACCAGGGATCGGCCCCACCAAAATCACGTTGGGTTGGTCGTCGCTGTACTCAGTGAAATAAACGCCCTCTGTTTCCTCCTTGATCTCATCGGTCCAGCGATCCTGAGGAGCGAGCGTAAAGCCATCAGGAAGCATTACAACAGCTCCAACCTGGAGGGGAACCTGACTGCCATCAGCACCTAGCTCTTGAACGCCGGTGTCGTAAGGGATCTTGACAACTGCCTTGAAGACGCTGTCAGGCAGCACGGACTGGGGAACTTCTGCCTGAGTGAGCTTTTGGGCCAAGTGGCAGTTCGCACAAACGATCTTGCCGGTGGCCTCCCGGGGAGAGTCGTAATTTTGTTGTGCCCAGAAGGGATAAGCCCAACTTGCAGCGGGTGCGCTGAAAACAGCGAGGCCGACGATCAGTGCGGCAAAAGTGGAGGAGAGCAGGCGACGCATGGGAAAGCTAGGTAGGAGAGAGACAGCAAAAAGGAGGGGCTGATCAGGACCACCAGGGCTTTTCGCCCGTCCGGAAATCGGTTTCAGTCCACTGGCTGACAAATACGTTGTCGTTGTCGACGCTGACATTGGCTAACGCCAAGGACAGAGGCGCGGGGCCGCGCACCACCTTGCCTGTGGCGTCGTACTGACTGCCGTGGCAAGGACACATGAATTTGTTGGCGCCGCTGTTCCAAGGCACGACACAACCCAGGTGCGTGCAAATGGCGTTGATGCCATAGCTTCCGATGGCATCAACGCCTTCCACGATCAAGTAGGTGGGGTCACCTTTCAAGCCTTGGACAAGGCTGCGATCACCCTCGGCGTGGCTACTCAACCAACCGCTCGCGGTCACTGAATTACCGAGCTCATCCTTGGCACTGGTTCCGCCACCACCCCCAGCAGCTCTGGGCGGGATGAAGTAATTCGCCACCGGATAAAGAGCCCCCAGGGCCACGCCTGTGACGGATCCGAAGGTCAGCAGATTCATGAACTGCCGACGGCCCATACCGGGCACATCACTTGCTGGCATCTGAGTCATGGCTGACGCTCAATCAACACTGAATGAGGTCCATTATGGAGGGTAAAGGTCCCGTCACGCTTTGCAACGACTGGGCTTTTAGATGATCCACTCAGCCGTTTCCGTGCTTGTAGAACCAACATTCGAACAATCCATCCCTCCTCTAACCGTCAATGAGGTCATCGACCTGCTGCGGGAACGCTGGCAAGCCAGCTACGACATGCAACTCGTTGTGAGGCGCAAACGGATGTATCTCCAAGTGATGTGGGCCTATCTCGAGCAGCAATCCTTCCCTTTAAACGAGGAGGAGTACCGCATCCACATAGCCCAAGTGGTGGATGTGGTGAATCGCTCAGGCCAGGCAGGCGCCGTGCGTTCTTGGCTAAACGAGACGCGAGACCGTCCACGCCTTGGGAAAGCCCTTAGCCTGCAGCTGCAGGGGGAGGAGCGTCTGGAGGAGTTTCTGGTCTGAACCGCTCGACGAACGCAACGAGAGCAACGCCAATGAAAAACAGAGCTGATATCGCACCGGCCAGCAAGGACATC
The Synechococcus sp. CC9311 DNA segment above includes these coding regions:
- the ispD gene encoding 2-C-methyl-D-erythritol 4-phosphate cytidylyltransferase, translating into MHLLIAAAGSGRRMGATRNKLLLPLSGQPVLAWTLQAALEAESIHWIGIIGQEIDRSEILTLVEGAPKPVAWITGGDSRQESVSRGLAGLPDTAQHVLIHDGARCLASPHLFNRCSDAVRSGKAVIAATPVTDTIKRVDASGLITATPNRAELWAAQTPQAFSVDELRQGHREAHACGWTVTDDASLYERLGWPVNVLDAGPSNIKVTTPFDLTVAAAVLAERLG
- a CDS encoding LD-carboxypeptidase, which gives rise to MPNTERSELLLSPLQSGDEVAVVAASSALDNTDNLLRGISILSSWGLRIRPDFISQRRWGYLAGRDDERRGDFQSVPHASLLACARGGWGAARLLEQPFAWQPGWLLGFSDVTALLCARMAAGVSGGVHGPLITTLADEPEWSQRRLHNVLFGHPLLDLQGVPWRRGVAVGPLLTLNLTVASHLIGTPFLPDLKGVVLVIEDIGEAPYRIDRMLTQWRLAGLLQSLSGLGFGRFLGCDDGSDSGGFSLDEVLRERTADLGIPVVANLLVGHGPGGNAALPVGAIATLDGDHGVLSVGANPGVLPAPLRPQ
- a CDS encoding 4-hydroxybenzoate polyprenyltransferase, which encodes MLFRQTLAPWVALLRWNKPSGRLILLIPAGWSLWLTPDAPPSLALVLMIVLGGLAVSGAGCIANDLWDRRIDRNVERTKQRPLAQGSLSVAQAVVVLIVMLVISLGVVLNLPDSVRNLCFVLACLALPPILIYPSAKRWFAYPQAVLALCWGFAVLIPWAAQTGDLNGGWPLAGCWVATLLWTFSFDTVYAMADRPDDARMALNSSALTLGSSVLRVVGVTYALSMLALAVAAACAGIGVIFWPFWLVVTFGMQRATRALNSVRQQSMSVYGVHFSHQVRLGALLLLGLVLGRLG
- a CDS encoding Ppx/GppA phosphatase family protein, with protein sequence MLQVTAGPSFQNGRTLRKIAAIDIGTNSTHLLVASVDPELRTFSIELAEKSTTRLGERDPETGNLSEAAIERGLKALRRFRDLALSHQVEQIVTAATSAVREAPNGRDFLQEIQDQLDLEVDLVSGPEEARLIYLGVLSGMPFGDCPHLVLDIGGGSTELILADGRDARALTSTRVGAVRLQRDFVTDDPMPPQRRTFLQAFIQGSLEPAVNKVLRRITPEETPVMVATSGTAMAIGAIAASEEDRPPLKLHGYRVSKQRLDRVVDRLVMMTPDQRKGLAPINDRRAEIIVPGALILQTSMQMLRVKELVLSERALREGLIVDWMLRHGLLEDRFSFQSSIRQRTVIHQVQRFAVNQQRAERVASHALTLYDNTKDHLHRDDGSGRDLLWAAAMLHACGQHINLSAYHKHSWYLIRHGELLGYSEAEHLMVAAIARYHRRSLPKKRHESWQALQTRDNRRTVSDMALLLRLAVALDRRPEPVVKSLLVKVKNEDLVLELVGEKADQDFSLEQWSLESCAPILREVAGLNLTLKVQE
- a CDS encoding helix-turn-helix domain-containing protein, which encodes MAEVSDATDHSDFRQDELASLGRVLKEERERQGMTCQAFADSLHMGKEQLEALENGDRDNLPEPVFICGMLRRVAQKLGLDPVPLVQQFQSQLGETKAAPAKRVSRERSGSTDAPQGQQDSASMGRWIRNAAIPLLLVGVTAISAIAFRGNRQQSEAVSTVPSQEQPVPQLTPARENGFALDTAMSGDNKSPGPISLVSSQPSWVSVRNRSGDVIFEGTLNEPKQFEGDQGLEVFAGRPDLVRFSYGDASPRALGSIDELRWYPLTPEP
- the cobM gene encoding precorrin-4 C(11)-methyltransferase translates to MTTVSIVGAGPGAPDLLTRRAENRLKSAQVLIWTDSLVSPQIAALAPDHCETIRSSTLTLEDVLPLMIDRAKKGLEVVRLHDGDPCLYGALSEQICGLTDAGISVDVVPGISAYQATASALGAELTIPGLVQTIVLGRAGGRTGVPETESLENLARLKASLCLYLSARHVEEVQATLLKHYSPDTPVAIGHRVSWPDEWLQVVPLDRMAAISQEQNLIRTTLYVVSPALNAGRQRSKLYSPDHDHLFRPSR
- the lgt gene encoding prolipoprotein diacylglyceryl transferase, producing MIIPIVFTSPGPVLFQFGPITLRWYGLLIALAVLIGLNLSSWLAKQRNLESGLISDLLPILVLAAIIGARLYYVAFEWRSYQNSWWDVFAIWQGGIAIHGALIGGTISVILFSRWRKVSFWDLLDVLVPSVILGQTIGRWGNFFNSEAFGVPTQLPWKLFIPYSSRPQIFSDSEFFHPTFLYESLWNLAVFIVLITLFQWARSGRISLPSGALSCVYLLCYSLGRVWIEGLRIDPLCLGGVPPFCDGGLRIAQLMSLSLLLLAGFGLFWLYGKRKPLPDPGLRIPGTP
- the petA gene encoding cytochrome f, which codes for MRRLLSSTFAALIVGLAVFSAPAASWAYPFWAQQNYDSPREATGKIVCANCHLAQKLTQAEVPQSVLPDSVFKAVVKIPYDTGVQELGADGSQVPLQVGAVVMLPDGFTLAPQDRWTDEIKEETEGVYFTEYSDDQPNVILVGPIPGDEHQEIVFPVLAPDPATDSSISFGKYSIHVGGNRGRGQVYPTGEKSNNTVYTAPASGSVSAIEPGDNGASVVTVKSADGAEITETVPVGPALLVSVGDVVEAGAPITDDPNVGGFGQLDTEVVLQNPVRIYGMLAFFAAVALAQIMLVLKKRQIEKVQAAEGV
- the petC gene encoding cytochrome b6-f complex iron-sulfur subunit, encoding MTQMPASDVPGMGRRQFMNLLTFGSVTGVALGALYPVANYFIPPRAAGGGGGTSAKDELGNSVTASGWLSSHAEGDRSLVQGLKGDPTYLIVEGVDAIGSYGINAICTHLGCVVPWNSGANKFMCPCHGSQYDATGKVVRGPAPLSLALANVSVDNDNVFVSQWTETDFRTGEKPWWS
- a CDS encoding DUF3067 family protein, translating into MIHSAVSVLVEPTFEQSIPPLTVNEVIDLLRERWQASYDMQLVVRRKRMYLQVMWAYLEQQSFPLNEEEYRIHIAQVVDVVNRSGQAGAVRSWLNETRDRPRLGKALSLQLQGEERLEEFLV